Proteins encoded by one window of Arachis ipaensis cultivar K30076 chromosome B04, Araip1.1, whole genome shotgun sequence:
- the LOC107637765 gene encoding uncharacterized protein At1g66480 → MGNAFGMKKTTKVMKIDGETFKLKTPVKAGEVLKNHPGLVLLESENVKHYGTRAKPLEPNKDLVPGRLYFLVELPTKNSTTQPRRVRSAINMSAKDRLESLMLTRRSASDLSILKQKDKNIGNDSDGSSNGSNKNGGGVRVKMRVPRAEVEKLIQGCKDEAEAAEKIMSLYKNGGRESYGGGSSSGSNNSSGEIIEENNNNGKKMMELLDQQVQRKSGMKASRQKRKVSFMPISEGGIQIAVAS, encoded by the exons ATGGGTAACGCTTTTGGCATGAAGAAGACGACGAAGGTGATGAAGATCGACGGTGAGACATTTAAGTTAAAGACTCCGGTGAAAGCTGGGGAAGTCCTTAAGAACCACCCTGGCCTTGTCCTTCTTGAATCGGAGAACGTGAAGCACTACGGCACAAGGGCCAAACCCTTGGAGCCGAACAAGGATTTAGTACCAGGGAGGCTTTATTTTCTTGTAGAGCTTCCCACCAAGAACTCTACCACCCAACCCAGAAGGGTTCGGTCGGCCATTAATATGAGCGCCAAGGACAGACTTGAGAGCCTCATGCTAACTCGGAGGTCGGCTTCCGACCTCTCAATCCTTAAACAAAAGGACAAGAACATTGGTAACGATAGTGATGGTAGTAGTAACGGTAGTAATAAGAATGGTGGTGGGGTTAGGGTTAAGATGAGGGTTCCAAGGGCTGAGGTGGAGAAGTTGATTCAAGGTTGTAAGGATGAGGCTGAAGCCGCTGAGAAGATTATGAGTTTGTATAAAAATGGTGGAAGAGAGAGTTATGGTGGTGGTAGTAGTAGTGGCAGTAATAATAGTAGTGGCGAGATAATTGAGGAGAATAATAACAATGGTAAGAAAATGATGGAGTTGTTGGATCAACAAGTTCAAAGGAAAAGTGGCATGAAGGCATCTCGTCAG AAGAGGAAGGTGAGTTTTATGCCAATTAGCGAAGGAGGGATTCAAATAGCTGTTGCATCATAG